ACAGCCTAACACAGACATTCAAGATGTTTTCCCTCCCTTCATTTTGGATACAGTAAATGGAAGAAACATGACTTTCCCGCATTTGGacataaaaccaaaccacctGATTCTACCTCATCCTAAAGGCAAATCAGCAGCTTTAGTTATCAAGGaagttgggttttgtttttttcttgctcagaTCTCATCTGCTCAGACTGCTCTGAAACAGAAGGCCCAGTTTTATACAACAGATCTGAGATGCAGGTTCCCTAGACATAAAAACCTTTTAATGCACGTTATAGTTTCCAAGACTGCTGTCATGAGATGTTTGAATCATAAAGTTTAAACACAGAAGGAACTTAAGCTCCCTAAAAACTCTATGAACAATGGAACATGCCCAAGAACAAGGCATTAAGGATTAAACAAGGATTAAACAGTGTTGCTGTTTAATcccaaaagcagagaagcacaCATGAAAACTAACTGGATTAGGTTCACATAGGTGTGAAAAATTTCTGAGCTGCTAATGATTCCTAACAACTCATGTTCCCAGCTCACACAGCTGTTTGTATAAGCCTACCTATGCAGCCTTTCAGGAGAGCATCGATAGGCTGAGGCTGGTCCGCAATTGTGAATTTGATGGCAGTTACCACCGTGCTCCGGGCATGCGGAGAGCCTGCAAtgaagatgggaagaaaacataTTGAAAGATCAAGAAACTCTATAATTTCTGTAACTGTGAAGTACATATTCTGCTCTTGGTCCCCTTACGCATGCAATGAAGAGATAAGAGAACAAAGGATTTGTCTTTACAATTTCCTTGTTTAAATCCTGCTCCTGCACAATCTCCATGTGCTGTCCCTGTTCCTAACACCCTCCTGACCTCCGTGCAAACCAGTGCTCCTCTAATCCTTCCTTGCAGAGATccttcttgtttccttctcaTCACTGCAGactggcttttcttctgctgtactCATAGGCAGTTTACAAGAGGACTTTTGAACAAAAAAGGCATTTCCCCACTCTCGTCATTGCCCTTCCCATTACCTGATGACAGCTGTTTTTTCAGCCGGGGCAGCAGCTCAGAAGGATTCACCAAAGTCAGCTTCCCCAAGCATTCAGCCACCACATTGCGCGTCCCTTCCTCTGTGCACTCACAGTGCTTGAAAAGCAGAGCCCAAATATCCTCTACATAAGGTTTGAGGCCATCAGCCGGGGAGGAGCTGATGACTTCTTTCAGAGAGTGCAGCAGGAGGTACTGTCTCTTGGGCTGGCTTCCAATCTCTTTCAACATGAAGGGAAGATACTCCTTAAGATTCCCAACACTGATGTTCCCTAATGCATAGGAAGCAGCAGATTTCACCTCTTCATTTGGGGAAGTGAAAGCCTCCAGGATGACCGTTTTGAGGTCTCTCTGAGCACTGAGGTTCATGGTGCGCCCCATCTCTGCAAGTGAAAGGAAAGCTAGCActttcacagcagagctggactTTGAGTTTTTTACATCCTGGATAAATTGGTTCACTGTCGCAGGCGCTTCCTTTGGGCAGGCTGAGGAAAGGGCTGCCACGCACTTTGCGACAGAGTAATATGCCTGTTTGTGTAATGTCACTGATGCCCCAACTGAACCTGAGGAGTAAATGGGAGCAGTCAGCTGCTTCATCAGCTCTGAGTAACCCATGGTGGCCGTCTTCGTCAGAACCAGAGCCTGGAAGAAGTCTATGATGGCGCTGAGTGCCCCTCCTTGAAGCAAAGGTGAGTGGACAAGCTGAAAGATTTCAGCAAGAACTGAGCCACTGATCTTAGAGATGCAGGATGGATAAACTTTGGCCAAAGTAGTAAGGAACATGATAGCCACCTGGGAAACATGCATGTCATTCTCAGTAATTAAAGCAGGCAGCTCCGTTAGGACAGACTCTATCATGGCAGGCTTGAGGCTGTCACTGTAGTTCTTCACCAGGATGTCCAGAGCAGTCAGAGTGCTCAGTTTCAAGGCACGTTGATTCTTTCTCAAAAAGGAAGCTAGAATGGGGAAACCTTCCCCTAGAATGGGTCTCAAATCTATTTTAAGTGGAGAACTAGCAATTAAGGTTAATGCCTTGACTGTTGTCAATCTGGTGATTTCATTTTTGAGCCTCTCCAGAAATATCTTCAAGGTTGGCTGGAGATCAGTGCTCAAATGGTCTCCCAGATTGTAAATAATTTGTCCCATGCAGGATATAGCATGCTCTTTCACCTCCTGGTCAATGTCAGCTGCCTTCAGTCGCTTCAGAGTACCAGGGAAAAGGTCCTTCACATAAGGCTTGGCATCAAAAGTGCAAGGTTTGTCCAAAGGCCTGATAACTTTCACAAGTTGCTGAGTAACCAGCAGAGCTTCTGAAGTGATCTTATAGAAGGGGTCTCCAATACAGGTCACAACAGGAGGTAACAGGCTTTTGATATGAGGGTGAAATACCTCCGGCTGGTGATTGCAAAGAAGAACTTGAAGGAAAGACAGTGTATCAATCCTCATGTTGGACGAGCTGGATTTATCAGCCAAGGAGAAAACAATACCTGTGCAGAAGAGACAAGAACAATTGCTGTCTTATTTCATCAAATGTTTTTTATCACACCCCTGTCCGCCTCAAAGAAGGACATAATTGGAAttggtttcctttctttcctcccctgcTTTCCAGGAAGTGTCACCCCAAGAATTCAGCCATTACTGGTCTTTGTAGCAGTCCTGGATGGCTGGCTacaaaaactttttaaaaaaactaatttgTAAAGTCATCCTGGGCTGAGACGAGAAGGGAGGGTTAGTCAAGTGCAAATAAGTATGACAAAATGGCATGAAATTAAGACTGGGAAAGTCTAGTCTCAACAACAGGCACTCCAGGCAACAGGAATGTTTCCTGGCTTTTCATTCTTCTATCAgaagtcttaaaaaaacccctaaaataacaaaaaaggaagcagGGGCTCTATGTTTACGTAGTTTTACAGCTTCTGTTAGCAGTGTTTGGAGCATAACTGTGGACCATTAAAGATGGACCACCTTTGCAGAAGGGAGGTACTTTCAACCCCAGTTTCTGTGGCACATATTTATGTTTCCCGGAAGACTTGAGAAACCCTTACAGCAATGCTGCCTGCCACCCCTGAAGTCATGCCTCACTCTTGgtttgagtgtttttttccaatctaTTTATTCTTAAGAGGGAAGTGCAAGGATCCAGCCCAGGTACAATCACAGGAgactttttttatatttactatGCAgtcacagcaaaagcaaaggcaggaCCTTAGTATTACAAGCCTTTCAGCAGTGGGAGGCTTCATGAGCCTATAGGCAagaaagcttaaagaaaaatgtggtggtgcaaatgaaaaaatcagTCAATacaaacagttttttaaaacatcactgCATTTTGTACAAGAAAATGTCACTTGTGCTACCAATCTCAGCAGGCTAACAGAGCAATTTGAGCTAGTATCAAAGGAGGCTGGAACAGGCCCccctgaaagcatttcttcaggGAACTGTGGAAATCAACTTGATATTCTTAACCTGGCTTTGAGTGGCAGACAGAAGCCAGGATAGATCTCGGAGCTGTTTAGTGTATATGTCCTGACGCTGAGCAGAGCAATATACAGGAATAAAACCAGAACACGCAGGCAAGGAGCATACATGTTAGGAATGGATTGAGCCAACCCTGCTCCTTTGTCCCCAAACCACAGACAAGTTTACCAGGGATGAGTGCAGGGATGTGATCTGCCAAGCAACCAGGGAGAACATTGGCCAGTTCTGTCAGGAGGCTGAAACAACCCTGTCTTGATTTGATGCTCTTTTCTTTGAGCTGCTTGTGCAAGGCCTTGACAATGTTGGGGACCTGCAGTTTGGAAAGAGAACCAGGAGACACATCAGCCATCCCAGCTTCCACAAGGCACAGAGCTACACTAACAAAGCAGTTTGCTCAGCTGAGCCAGAGGCACTAACCGTACAGCAAGAGAACCACCAGGGGGAGAGCAAGAAACAATGCACCCATTCACCAGAAGAGAAAGAACTTGGATAGATTACAAGGCAGTGCACATGAAGAAAAGATACATGAAAGAGCAGGAGGGGATGTTACTCTTCTTTTCCATATTCTACAAACAGAGTCCTAAGCAGCCCTTCCTCAAATTGGTGCTATCCCATGACACTGAAGTTgaagaaacacaacaaaatgaTCAGATGAGGATATACTGCTAAAGGAGCTTAAGAGCTTTATGATTCCTTCCTGGTGTGCTGTTTAAGGATCTCACCTCATCACTACTTTCAAACTTGGACACCCTGTCAGtgtttcagcaaaacaaaaaaaacacagggcTGAGGTACATATAAGATGATTGATCAGTGATGTAATTACATTTTGGCAGGATTTTAACCCTCCTGCTTCAAGAACTCACCAGTCAATAATAGCATCAGCCAGCAAAAGCTGCTCTCGTGGTCATGACATTCTATAATTTACACGGTTATTTCcaatgtttcttttgtcttctaaaaTGTGGATGACAGCGTTAGCAAGTATACTGGGCTTGGCAGAGTCCTGATCAGCATGCGTGGCTGAAAAATTCTGACTGTAATTACTCCAGCATATTTCTGAATTAAAGCAGTACATCAGAAAAATTGCTTCCATTACTGTTTTTTCGTAAAGCAGTGATGTGCAGACTGTGTGCACAGCCTCAGCAAGCTACCCTGGAAGCCACTGGCTGTTTTCCCATGATGAACTGAGCTGCACGGTCTCATACGCTGACTGACCAGGTCCAAACCTTGTTGTACATTTCTACTACAATTTATTCAATGAGTTTcccaagcagcagctggagtaACTATAAGGCAACAGACTGACTCTTCACCCAAAGGCTAACCTTGTCTCACACACAGCCTGCAAACATGTGCCAGATGCCAGTGGTGGGAGGCAACACAGGTTATACCTCAGTGCTTCTGCACTGGCTCAATGCTCTCTTCCCCAGGAATGGTGGGAGACAAACAGTAAACAGTCAGCTCGCAGGATTTGGTCCCCTCTGGTTGTGTGCCTGAGGGCTCCTTCAGCTACTTACATTCTTAAGCTTAACTACTGGGCATATTCATCAGTGGCATAGCAGGCACTTCTCTTCAGTGCTTTCTGATTTAATCTAGCCTTCCATCTTCTCACGCACCTGGTTCTGAAGCATTGTCAAGGGGACATCATCTTTGCCAGAGGCATCTGCAGCATGCAGCCAGCTCTGGATGGGCAGTGTTTGCTTCAGCAAGGAGATATAAGTGCTGAAGATGTCAGCTTTGACgttctcctccctctctttgAATCTGTTTATCAAGACTGGGGAAAGAGTTTTGTAGAAGTCCGGAAGGAGATCATGCCTGCTGCTGACAATAGCCTCCAGGCACTTCGCTGCAGACCTGCGGACTTTCCAGCTGATGTCATCATCGTCGCTGTACTCATCGTCGCTTTCTGcaaagaagacaaaggaaaacaaggtgCATCATTCTGAGAAAACCTGAGCTAGAAGACCACTTGATCCTCAGAGCTTCCCTCTCCACCTGACCAGACAAACAGATGTCAGTACTGCACACATATCTGGGAACATGGAATTATTCAGAATAGCCCATTCCTACAGACATCATTACCAGCCAATATGACCCAGGGCTGCCCTATGTCAAGACAGTTCTGTTCCAAGTAAGAGCTGACAGAGAATAAACCATAATGTTACTACCCTTACTGGCTGCTTCAGCTCAGGCATCaaggcttttgttttgaaggGAGAACGAGGTTCCCACATTTTCAAGCcagaaataagtaaatatttgtCTTAGCAATTCCCAATGGCACTAAACAGTGTAATAGTTTACTATGTCACTGGCAGAACATTTCACACATTCTCCAGGAAGCCCGCCAGGATCTCACCCCAGTTggtataaaaataagtaaaaatgcCTTTCTTCCAGGGAACTTGTTATAACTTTTGCTCTTAGCTATCACACTATATGCAGCTATAAATAAAGACATGAAATGTTGTCTATGGCTAACAGGCATTAAGGTACCCCTCCTACCTCACCAAGACTCAATGTCCTCTTTAAAGTAAACATGATGCAGAAAATAAGTGAAAGGTCTCTTTTGAAGACACTATCAGATTGCTTTCACTGATGACTAAGCTTCTGCTATAAAAATAGCCACTTTATagtaaaaaattaattgtgtGGCTACTGTGTTTCTaggctttcatttaaaataagttaaGCATATACctcttcttgaaaaaaaaaagcaacacccCTC
This DNA window, taken from Cuculus canorus isolate bCucCan1 chromosome 11, bCucCan1.pri, whole genome shotgun sequence, encodes the following:
- the LOC104063594 gene encoding cullin-associated NEDD8-dissociated protein 1-like; protein product: MATVSYHISSLLEKMTSSDKDFRFMATNDLMVELQKDSIKLDEDSEKKVVKMLLKLLEDKNGEVQNLAVKCLGPLVVKVKEYQVETIVDTLCTNMLSDKEQLRDISSIGLKTVISELPPASTGSTMTANVCKKITAQLTGAIGKQEDVSVQLEALDILSDMLSRLGGTLYSFHSSILNCLLPQLTSPRLAVRKRAIIALGHLVLTCSGNIFSELTEHLLTELKRNESASTTRTYIQCVAVISRQAGHRIGEHLEKIIPLIVQYCNVEDDELREYCFQAFESFVRRCPKEIDPHIPNIMALCLKYITFDPNYNYDNEEEEEMMETGNGEDEEQESDDEYSDDDDISWKVRRSAAKCLEAIVSSRHDLLPDFYKTLSPVLINRFKEREENVKADIFSTYISLLKQTLPIQSWLHAADASGKDDVPLTMLQNQVPNIVKALHKQLKEKSIKSRQGCFSLLTELANVLPGCLADHIPALIPGIVFSLADKSSSSNMRIDTLSFLQVLLCNHQPEVFHPHIKSLLPPVVTCIGDPFYKITSEALLVTQQLVKVIRPLDKPCTFDAKPYVKDLFPGTLKRLKAADIDQEVKEHAISCMGQIIYNLGDHLSTDLQPTLKIFLERLKNEITRLTTVKALTLIASSPLKIDLRPILGEGFPILASFLRKNQRALKLSTLTALDILVKNYSDSLKPAMIESVLTELPALITENDMHVSQVAIMFLTTLAKVYPSCISKISGSVLAEIFQLVHSPLLQGGALSAIIDFFQALVLTKTATMGYSELMKQLTAPIYSSGSVGASVTLHKQAYYSVAKCVAALSSACPKEAPATVNQFIQDVKNSKSSSAVKVLAFLSLAEMGRTMNLSAQRDLKTVILEAFTSPNEEVKSAASYALGNISVGNLKEYLPFMLKEIGSQPKRQYLLLHSLKEVISSSPADGLKPYVEDIWALLFKHCECTEEGTRNVVAECLGKLTLVNPSELLPRLKKQLSSGSPHARSTVVTAIKFTIADQPQPIDALLKGCIGDFLKTLQDPDLNVRRVALAMFNSAAHNKPSLIRDLLNAVLPSLYNETKVRKELIREVEMGPFKHTVDDGLDVRKAAFECMYTLLESCLDRLDIYEYLNHVEDGLKDHYDIRMLTFIMLARLSALCPNAVLQRLERLIEPLRATCSTKVKAGSVKQEFEKQDELKRSAMRAVAALLTIPEVAKSPAMAEFSSQIRSNPEMASLFESIQKDSASLPTSESMDMS